One Hippoglossus hippoglossus isolate fHipHip1 chromosome 13, fHipHip1.pri, whole genome shotgun sequence genomic window carries:
- the wdr81 gene encoding WD repeat-containing protein 81, which translates to MDWLMHIVEKDLGIDRRQQGPGSRPRELVALVPTRWLMGLRERRLMRCARFDSISEAEISTYLQCSQAKLPPGWTRVCIQGLRKSKLSYRLSRDPCDRQTEFMSQDSYVKTMQCVSQHNVRNLWREFHSKLVQPYVGANGQMHVAAVDAVRHALQKLFNCTFISSERASPSLSPAREKESFLPSSSSCFSKSQSDHLCPNVLPAECLLETPEMLYVILPYTQYSLQDIVSFSPAKLANSHAKVLFILYQLIIALQACHAAGLSCGELSLLDIAVDEQLCSRLKLNLAHYEELGRDGDANSNASGRQVPKSVLPRDRVCLSRENKRLCRDCFDELKTLVLDWVHGRVSNFRYLMELNRLAGRREGDPNYHPVLPWVVDFTVPLGKFRDLRRSKFRLNKGDKQLDFTYEMTKEALAAAAASGVGVGGVGGDLSGSVGAGGVGQSDHLHVPHHISDVLSDITYYVYKARQTPKSVLCSHVRSQWEPNEYPASMERMQSWTPDECIPEFYTDPTIFRSIHPDMPDLDVPSWCKSCEEFVQVHRRLLESREVSQHLHHWIDLTFGFKLSGKEAVKAKNVCLHLVDNHTNLTTYGVVQLFDQPHPPRLSPSQYAPAEPPLLGLAALNVPSLHIPQFNAIADSVDGMVPESTGCESSGWTMVDRDDELEQGTEALDSLASAGLSGSASCSVPVPSVSTAGGKMGGEHTALIVSQSPCSFPGDFPALRSAMLQRGGTVNKKHGEGSVTASAEEIKITLPEGFNPLQPLEELEKLNNFLVRSLHAEVQHPARSSECTRNCVIVESLTSLTQLYQRDMQALGVLIAEIFFSFKLRGLKPGTPLRRRFQAVMKLCSASLRDVPLSLHQALETLLLIEKHSGIAHREVPDCPHPLLFKYEPICGGLPPPNPCQLLSSVITPFPFPSYFSALHDFIFSYHTKVELTCSTQGRDVVFHLWQQLETLLRGNITAEGLEILLPFILALMLEESTAVYAAWYLFEPISRVLGPRNANKYLLKPLINVYENPHCLRGRFYLYTDCFILQLIVRLGLQAFLSSLLPHVLQVMTGFESCVSGSGGEACKGLRTGTCNLGEEEEEDFQCGEVRSSSGSVGGNMGGSSGPSGVGGGGDTGMVDYSSGISLNDQVFLSEAEDFQNGFYVSSGAGVAAGKQHSQNSANKDQDQESISVGKLSDKSSTSELSLGDGDSIRDRASLKSADSSQDLKHASEGEEGGEMEEEEVTETNESRSPNPELTHSGCTEASGATVVTLEGEFVNGMALEETEKGIVGEQEEDDQDPAEDSEEKEQKILLDTICKTVRWLSAKLGPTVTSRYVARNLLRLLTNCYIGPENHQFVAPASEESDLDSVGMGSVYEKKPVVGDQTAGPVLDCLIYIAQLYGEPLLTYQYLPYIGYLVSPPSSQRLNTRKEASLLGAVALTQKIIVFLSDTTLMDMLMKINQDVLLPLLDLLTTPSMGFPSGVQTRTAVCLKTLSLMALICLRIGREMVQQHMADTLRRFFAVFSLLRCLQPQLDSAPRRIVGEVTVVDVCTPEGSNVTYELGVLEELQTVFNPEMAHASYIPFYCLIGDMAIRKLVPNHELVWQLAQSYHQSVSQGTPETIPTAMSRAELPPSSMGLSSGFGRRVGCSPFPAPSSSSTPLGDSIPESGTFGSHLVGNRIQVPRDAEYGGSPNLGLANSWGRTSHTTPIVTTSSTFTTPSVGTLAPFSNVWATGSSLEESALKQELPRSGRSLQGNWLAYWQYEIGLNVQDPHFHFHQIRLQSFLGHSGTTKCLAPLAGEDYFLSGSKDKTVKLWPLYNHGDGTQEVEPRLTYSDHRKSVFYVGQLEASQEVVSCDGTVHLWDQFTGKQIRSYEAVDGKNPITAVTTMPAPHCSVVFGSADSVLRFIDPRKPGLQHEFRLAYSNLSAGLIRYLAVSPSGRTVAAGFSSGFIVLLDARTGLILKGWPAHEGDILQMRAAEGNLVITSSTDYTLTVWKDLENKPIRQYKSQSDPIHAFDLYGSEIVTGTVANKIGVYSMADISLSPVSSTKLSSENFRGTLTSLAILPTKRLLLLGSENGAIRLLA; encoded by the exons ATGGATTGGTTAATGCACATCGTTGAGAAAGACTTGGGGATTGACCGACGGCAGCAAGGCCCAGGCTCCCGTCCCCGGGAGCTCGTAGCCCTCGTTCCTACGCGCTGGCTGATGGgactgagggagaggaggctcATGCGCTGTGCTCGCTTCGACAGCATCAGTGAGGCTGAGATTTCCACATACCTTCAGTGTTCCCAGGCAAAGTTGCCCCCTGGCTGGACACGAGTGTGCATTCAGGGTCTGAGGAAAAGCAAGCTCAGCTACAGATTGTCGAGAGACCCATGCGATCGACAAACGGAATTCATGTCGCAGGATTCTTACGTCAAAACCATgcagtgtgtgtcacagcatAATGTCAG gaaTCTATGGCGTGAATTTCATTCCAAACTCGTGCAGCCATATGTAGGAGCCAATGGACAAATGCACGTTGCAGCTGTGGATGCAGTACGTCATGCTCTACAGAAGCTCTTCAACTGCACCTTTATTTCATCTGAGAGAGCATCACCATCACTTTCTCcagccagagagaaagaaagcttCTTGCCATCCAGTTCATCTTGCTTTTCCAAGTCCCAGTCTGACCATCTGTGTCCAAATGTTCTGCCTGCTGAGTGTCTGCTGGAGACGCCGGAGATGTTGTATGTAATCCTACCATATACTCAGTATTCACTCCAAGATATTGTCTCCTTCAGCCCAGCCAAGCTCGCTAACAGCCATGCCAAAGTGTTGTTCATCCTCTACCAGCTAATAATAGCTCTGCAGGCATGTCATGCAGCAGGTCTGTCTTGTGGAGAGCTCTCTCTGCTGGACATAGCAGTAGatgagcagctctgcagccgCCTCAAGCTCAACCTCGCTCATTATGAGGAACTGGGGAGGGATGGGGATGCAAACAGTAATGCTTCTGGCAGACAAGTGCCAAAAAGTGTCCTTCCAAGGGACCGTGTATGTTTGAGCCGAGAGAACAAAAGACTTTGCAGAGACTGCTTTGATGAGCTCAAGACGTTGGTTCTGGACTGGGTTCACGGCCGAGTCAGTAACTTCCGCTACTTGATGGAACTGAACCGGTTGGCAGGACGGCGAGAAGGAGACCCTAACTATCACCCGGTGCTGCCATGGGTGGTGGATTTTACTGTGCCATTGGGAAAATTCCGGGACCTCAGGAGGTCAAAGTTCAGGCTCAATAAGGGGGATAAACAGCTGGACTTCACATATGAGATGACCAAAGAGGCtttggcagctgcagcagctagTGGGGTTGGTGTAGGCGGTGTTGGTGGGGACCTCAGTGGCTCAGTAGGTGCTGGTGGTGTTGGACAGTCTGACCACCTCCATGTACCTCATCACATATCTGATGTGCTCTCAGACATCACCTACTATGTCTACAAAGCCCGGCAGACACCCAAGTCAGTGTTATGCAGCCATGTTAGATCTCAGTGGGAGCCTAATGAATACCCAGCCAGTATGGAGCGCATGCAGAGCTGGACCCCTGATGAGTGCATTCCAGAGTTCTACACAGATCCCACCATTTTCCGCTCTATCCACCCTGACATGCCAGACCTGGATGTGCCTTCTTGGTGCAAGTCTTGTGAGGAGTTTGTCCAGGTCCACCGGCGCCTTCTGGAGAGCAGAGAGGTGTCCCAGCATTTGCATCACTGGATCGACCTCACATTTGGCTTTAAGCTGTCTGGTAAAGAAGCTGTAAAAGCCAAGAATGTGTGCCTGCACCTAGTGGACAACCACACCAATCTGACTACCTACGGAGTAGTTCAACTGTTTGACCAGCCCCACCCTCCCCGCTTATCTCCCTCACAATACGCCCCAGCAGAACCTCCTCTCCTTGGCCTTGCTGCTCTTAATGTGCCTTCTCTACACATCCCTCAATTCAACGCCATTGCTGACAGTGTGGATGGAATGGTGCCAGAGTCCACAGGGTGCGAGTCCAGTGGCTGGACCATGGTAGACAGAGATGATGAGCTTGAACAAGGTACAGAAGCTCTGGACTCATTAGCGTCCGCTGGCTTATCTGGTTCTGCATCCTGCTCTGTGCCAGTGCCAAGTGTCAGCACAGCGGGAGGTAAAATGGGAGGAGAGCACACAGCACTTATTGTATCTCAGTCCCCATGTTCATTCCCTGGTGATTTCCCTGCTTTACGCAGTGCCATGTTACAAAGAGGTGGGACAGTGAACAAAAAACATGGGGAGGGAAGTGTAACTGCCTCTGCAGAGGAAATCAAGATCACCCTCCCTGAAGGCTTCAACCCATTGCAGCCTTTGGAAGAGTTGGAGAAGTTGAACAATTTCCTGGTGAGGAGTCTCCACGCTGAAGTACAGCATCCTGCAAGATCGAGTGAGTGCACAAGAAACTGTGTGATAGTTGAATCTCTAACCTCCCTCACACAGCTCTACCAAAGAGACATGCAGGCCCTGGGTGTTCTCATCGCTGAGATATTCTTCTCCTTTAAACTGAGAGGACTGAAACCAGGCACCCCCCTCAGACGGCGTTTCCAAGCTGTTATGAAACTATGCTCGGCCAGCCTCCGGGATGTGCCACTGTCTTTGCACCAGGCTCTGGAGACACTGCTGCTAATAGAGAAGCACTCTGGAATAGCACATAGAGAAGTACCAGATTGTCCACATCCACTCCTCTTCAAATATGAACCCATCTGTGGTGGTCTCCCTCCTCCAAACCCCTGCCAGTTACTGAGCTCAGTCATCACCCCTTTTCCATTTCCCTCCTATTTTTCCGCACTTCATGATTTTATCTTTTCCTACCACACTAAGGTGGAGTTGACATGTAGCACTCAAGGAAGAGATGTTGTCTTTCACCTGTGGCAGCAGCTTGAGACTCTGTTACGTGGTAACATCACAGCTGAGGGTCTTGAGATTCTCTTGCCTTTCATTCTAGCCCTCATGCTTGAGGAGTCCACAGCTGTCTACGCCGCTTGGTACCTTTTTGAGCCCATCTCTAGAGTACTGGGTCCCAGAAACGCAAACAAGTATTTACTGAAGCCACTGATCAACGTATATGAAAACCCTCATTGCCTGCGAGGACGTTTCTATCTCTACACTGACTGTTTCATTCTGCAGCTGATTGTGAGGCTCGGCCTGCAGGCCTTTCTGTCCAGCCTCCTTCCCCATGTGTTGCAGGTCATGACTGGCTTTGAAAGCTGCGTCTCAGGCTCTGGTGGGGAAGCGTGTAAAGGCCTGAGGACTGGCACATGTAATctaggagaggaagaggaagaagacttTCAGTGTGGTGAGGTGCGGTCATCGTCTGGATCTGTTGGCGGGAATATGGGGGGCAGCAGCGGACCCAGTGGagttgggggagggggggacacAGGGATGGTTGACTACTCCTCTGGCATCAGTCTCAATGACCAAGTGTTCCTCTCAGAGGCAGAGGACTTTCAGAATGGGTTCTATGTTAGCAGTGGAGCAGGAGTGGCTGCTGGGAAACAGCATAGTCAGAACTCTGCCAACAAGGATCAAGACCAGGAGTCTATAAGTGTGGGGAAACTAAGTGACAAAAGCAGCACAAGTGAACTTTCCCTGGGTGATGGAGACTCAATACGGGATCGAGCCAGTCTCAAATCAGCTGACAGCAGCCAGGACCTGAAACATGCgagtgagggagaagagggaggagagatggaggaagaggaggtgaccGAGACTAATGAGTCTCGGTCACCCAACCCGGAGCTCACTCACTCTGGTTGTACAGAAGCCTCGGGAGCCACAGTTGTTACTCTGGAGGGTGAGTTTGTTAATGGAATGGCActggaagagacagagaaaggcattgtgggagagcaggaggaggacgaccaAGATCCAGCCGAAGACTCTGAGGAGAAGGAGCAAAAGATTCTTCTAG acacaatctgCAAAACAGTTCGATGGCTCTCAGCGAAGCTCGGACCAACGGTGACGTCTCGATACGTAGCCAGAAATTTGCTGCGATTGCTCACCAATTGTTACATCG GGCCCGAGAACCACCAGTTTGTGGCCCCTGCATCCGAGGAGAGCGATCTGGACAGTGTAGGAATGGGCAGCGTGTATGAGAAGAAGCCTGTGGTCGGTGATCAGACAGCAGGACCTGTGTTAGACTGTCTTATCTACATAGCTCAACTCTATGGGGAGCCTCTACTGACCTATCAGTACCTGCCTTATATAGGATATCTG GTGTCTCCGCCGTCTTCGCAGCGTCTTAACACACGTAAGGAAGCAAGTCTGCTGGGAGCTGTTGCACTAACACAGAAGAtcattgtctttctctctgatACCACTCTGATGGACATGCTTATGAAGATCAATCAGGATGTGCTTCTGCCACTGCTGGACCTGCTCACCACCCCCAGTATGGG GTTCCCCAGCGGGGTGCAGACACGCACTGCCGTCTGTCTCAAGACGCTCAGCCTCATGGCTCTTATCTGTCTGCGCATTGGGAGGGAAATGGTGCAACAGCACATGGCTGACACTCTGCGTCGCTTCTTCgcagttttctctctgctgcgtTGTCTGCAGccccag CTGGACAGCGCCCCTCGCAGGATTGTGGGAGAAGTCACGGTGGTGGATGTTTGTACCCCTGAAGGGTCAAACGTGACATATGAGTTGGGGGTCTTggaagagctgcagactgtATTTAATCCTGAGATGGCCCACGCCTCCTACATCCCCTTCTACTGTCTCATAG GTGACATGGCAATTCGTAAACTGGTTCCCAACCACGAGCTGGTCTGGCAGTTGGCTCAGTCTTACCATCAGAGTGTGAGCCAGGGGACTCCAGAGACGATCCCCACAGCAATGTCCAGGGCGGAGCTGCCTCCATCCTCCATGGGGCTTTCTTCCGGTTTCGGCAGGCGGGTCGGGTGCAGCCCCTTTCCTGCACCCTCAAGCAGCTCCACCCCGCTGGGAGACTCCATCCCTGAGTCAGGAACGTTTGGGAGCCACCTGGTCGGAAACCGCATCCAAGTGCCCCGAGACGCTGAGTATGGCGGTAGTCCCAACCTGGGCTTGGCCAACTCTTGGGGACGCACCAGCCATACCACTCCGATCGTCACCACTTCCTCCACTTTCACCACTCCATCTGTTGGGACATTAGCTCCCTTTTCCAATGTCTGGGCGACAGGCTCCAGCCTGGAGGAAAGTGCCCTGAAGCAAGAACTCCCTCGCAGTGGCCGCTCCCTGCAGGGCAACTGGCTGGCCTACTGGCAGTATGAGATCGGTCTCAACGTACAGGATCCACATTTCCACTTCCACCAGATCAGACTGCAGAGCTTCCTGGGTCACTCGGGCACCACAAAGTGTTTGGCACCGCTGGCAGGAGAGGATTACTTTCTTTCTGGTAGTAAAGACAAGACTGTGAAGCTTTGGCCTCTTTATAACCATGGTGAtgggacacaggaagtggagcctCGGCTAACGTACAGCGACCATCGAAAGTCAGTCTTCTATGTTGGACAGCTCGAGGCTTCTCAGGAGGTAGTCAGCTGTGATGGCACCGTGCACCTGTGGGACCAGTTTACAG GCAAGCAGATCCGCTCATATGAAGCCGTGGACGGAAAGAATCCCATTACAGCTGTCACTACGATGCCAGCTCCACACTGCAGTGTCGTGTTTGGGAGTGCGGATTCTGTTCTCCGCTTCATTGATCCACGCAAACCAGGATTGCAG CATGAATTCCGTCTGGCATACAGCAATTTGAGTGCTGGGCTCATCCGCTACCTGGCAGTGAGCCCTTCAGGGCGCACAGTGGCTGCAGGTTTCTCATCTGGCTTCATTGTTCTGCTAGACGCACGCACCGGGCTGATTCTGAAGGGCTGGCCAGCTCATGAGGGAGATATTCTCCAAATGAGG gctGCTGAGGGAAACTTGGTCATTACTTCCTCCACCGACTACACACTTACTGTGTGGAAAGACCTGGAAAACAAGCCTATACGCCAGTACAAGTCGCAGTCTGACCCTATCCATGCCTTTGACCTTTACGGTTCGGAGATTGTAACCGGAACTGTGGCTAACAAGATTGGGGTGTACTCCATGGCCGACATCTCCCTGAGTCCCGTCAGCAGCACAAAGCTGAGCTCGGAGAACTTCCGTGGAACTCTGACCAGCCTGGCCATCCTGCCCACCAAGAGGCTTCTGCTGCTGGGCTCTGAGAACGGCGCCATTCGCTTATTGGCTTAA
- the slc13a5b gene encoding solute carrier family 13 member 5, with protein MTFLTHLRSAKNGLILLTAPLLLLPLPLVIGTPEAECAYVIILMAVYWCTEVLPLAVTALLPTLLFPFFGIMQSKDVCMQYLKDTNLLFVGGLMVAVAVEHWNLHKRIALRVLLFVGVRPALLMLGFMGVTAFLSMWISNTATTAMMVPIVQAVLSQLNNSEAEVPQILSSEEQDQTSESDGKQPQTEKQSDEQGTVVVTFLDATVEAARHQEAAERRKMCKGMTLCVCYAASIGGTATLTGTGPNLVLKGQMNQLFPQNGDVINFASWFGFAFPNMILMLTLAWLWLQFVFMGFNFKKTWGCGSVKTEKDIAAYNVIREQHRLLGPMSFGEISVLGLFTLLVVLWFTRDPGFVNGWATELFNSKAEYVTDATVAIFIAVLLFVLPSKPPSFCSRRNHSLDTVPPPPPGPTPALLTWKVAQKKLPWGIVLLLGGGFALAKGSEVSGLSQWMGDQMTPLQSIPPWAIAIILCLLIATFTECTSNVATATLFLPVLASMSQSIGINPLYVMVPCTLSASFAFMLPVATPPNAIVFSYGYLKVSDMARTGIVMNIIGILCITLAINSWGKAMFDLETFPAWANVTGV; from the exons ATGACATTCCTCACACATCTGCGCTCCGCGAAGAACGGGCTGATCCTCCTCACCGCTCCGTTACTCCTTCTCCCGCTGCCTCTGGTGATCGGGACGCCG GAGGCAGAATGTGCCTATGTGATCATCTTGATGGCGGTGTACTGGTGCACAGAGGTGCTACCATTGGCTGTAACCGCTCTTCTCCCAACCctccttttccccttttttgGCATCATGCAATCCAAAGAC GTCTGCATGCAGTACCTGAAGGACACAAACCTGTTGTTTGTGGGGGGGCTGATGGTTGCAGTTGCCGTGGAGCACTGGAATCTACACAAGCGCATCGCCTTGAGGGTGCTGCTCTTTGTCGGTGTGCGTCCGGCGCT ATTGATGTTGGGATTCATGGGAGTTACAGCCTTCTTGTCCATGTGGATCAGTAACACGGCCACCACGGCCATGATGGTGCCGATCGTCCAAGCAGTGTTGAGTCAGCTCAACAACAGCGAGGCAGAAGTACCTCAGATCCTCAGCTCAGAGGAGCAGGACCAGACGTCAGAGAGTGACGGCAAACAGcctcagacagagaaacagagcgaCGAACAAG GCACAGTGGTGGTGACTTTCTTAGATGCCACAGTGGAGGCTGCCAGGCATCAGGAGGCAGCAGAAAGGCGGAAAATGTGTAAAGGGATGACCCTTTGTGTTTGCTACGCTGCCAGCATCGGAGGCACCGCCACACTGACGGGAACTGGTCCCAATCTGGTGCTCAAAGGCCAGATGAATCA ACTGTTTCCTCAAAATGGAGATGTGATTAACTTTGCCTCCTGGTTTGGCTTTGCCTTCCCAAACATGATCCTCATGCTCACGCTGGCCTGGCTTTGGCTGCAATTTGTCTTCATGGGATTTAA CTTTAAGAAGACGTGGGGCTGTGGATCTGTGAAGACAGAGAAGGATATCGCTGCCTATAATGTGATCCGCGAGCAGCACCGTCTGCTGGGGCCCATGTCCTTCGGGGAGATCAGTGTCCTGGGGCTTTTCACTCTGCTGGTGGTGTTGTGGTTCACAAGGGATCCTGGCTTTGTCAATGGCTGGGCGACAGAACTCTTCAACTCCAAAGCAGA GTATGTGACAGATGCCACCGTGGCCATCTTCATCGCCGTCCTTCTCTTTGTCCTGCCGTCTAAACCCCCAAGTTTCTGTTCAAGGAGAAATCACAGCTTAGACACAG ttcctcctccacctcctggcCCAACTCCAGCTCTGCTCACCTGGAAAGTCGCTCAGAAGAAGTTACCGTGGGGCATCGTGCTTCTTCTTGGAGGAGGCTTTGCTCTGGCCAAAGGCAGTGAA GTATCAGGACTCTCACAGTGGATGGGCGATCAAATGACTCCCCTGCAAAGTATACCTCCCTGGGCAATTGCTATCATTTTGTGCCTACTGATTGCTACCTTCACTGAGTGCACGAGTAATGTGGCGACGGCGACGCTCTTCCTACCTGTCTTAGCCTCAATG TCTCAGTCCATTGGAATCAACCCACTGTACGTCATGGTGCCGTGTACTCTGAGTGCCTCGTTCGCCTTCATGCTGCCTGTGGCCACTCCTCCGAACGCCATCGTCTTCTCTTATGGATACCTCAAGGTTTCTGACATG GCCAGAACAGGAATCGTCATGAACATCATTGGCATCCTCTGCATCACACTGGCCATCAACAGCTGGGGCAAGGCCATGTTTGACCTAGAGACCTTCCCCGCCTGGGCCAACGTCACCGGGGTGTGA
- the serpinf2b gene encoding serpin peptidase inhibitor, clade F (alpha-2 antiplasmin, pigment epithelium derived factor), member 2b: MDLRLTLLLIYVCSQGVTRNEATEDVSVPLVPLIPLLPSHPIENVDNESTAQPEIADTTKATVIATTSSPNRDSSEEMQEEGCQTIGRSQESREAIAASIQRLGVQLLQNLQTTPEQPNVIISPFSISLALAQLALGAVNGTEELLMHHLHQNTLACYHHSMHHVLEQLRNNDLQIATRIFLRQGFEPKQDFVNESKRLYDSDPAVLESLEQINEWVEKATQGKMTDFLSALPPNVLLMLINAVHFKGEWQARFDPRFTTRGVFYLDEKRMVDVEVMEDAKHPLSFFIDNELEAQVARFPFQKSMSLLVVMPLSGQVNVSSLSPKLNISSLYERLPKERAVQVKVPKFKLDYGQDLQEVFTKLGLGELFSGPNLSDMAEGTLLVSSIIHKSSMEINEEGSEAAAATAVVISRASNPVFHLTQPFFFAIMDDTTQVPIFMGTINNPNPGGPVLQRGEAGNTDKVGFPIDKNQEGSLGGPPK, encoded by the exons ATGGACCTCCGTCTGACACTCCTGTTGATCTATGTCTGCAGCCAAGGAGTCACT AGAAACGAGGCGACCGAAGATGTGTCAGTCCCCCTGGTGCCTCTAATTCCTTTACTGCCAAGTCACCCTATAGAG AACGTAGATAATGAAAGTACAGCACAACCAGAAATCGCAGATACCACAAAAGCAACAGTAATTGCGACAACTAGTTCGCCCAACAGGGACTCGTCAGAAGAAATGCAAGAAGAGGGCTGTCAGACCATTGGCCGGAGCCAGGAGTCGAGGGAGGCCATTGCTGCTTCCATTCAGAGACTGGGTgtacagctgctgcagaacctGCAGACGACGCCAGAGCAGCCAAATGTCATCATATCTCCTTTCAGCATATCACTAGCCCTGGCCCAGCTGGCTTTAG GTGCAGTAAATGggacagaggagctgctgatgcATCATCTCCACCAAAACACTCTCGCCTGCTACCACCACTCTATGCATCACGTCTTAGAGCAGCTCAGAAACAACGACCTGCAAATTGCCACACGCATCTTCCTGCGCCAAG ggTTTGAGCCAAAGCAAGACTTCGTGAACGAGTCCAAGCGGTTATACGACTCGGATCCAGCTGTGTTGGAGAGCTTGGAGCAGATCAATGAGTGGGTGGAGAAGGCGACACAAGGAAAGAtgactgacttcctgtctgctttACCACCCAATGTGCTCCTCATGCTGATCAATGCTGTCCATTTCAAAG GGGAATGGCAAGCACGATTTGACCCGCGCTTCACCACCAGAGGCGTCTTCTACCTTGACGAGAAGCGCATGGTTGACGTTGAAGTGATGGAGGATGCcaaacaccctttgagtttttttattgataatgaACTGGAGGCTCAG GTGGCGAGATTCCCATTCCAGAAGTCCATGAGCCTGTTGGTGGTCATGCCTTTGTCCGGCCAAGTAAATGTGTCTTCGCTTAGCCCAAAACTCAATATCTCGAGCCTGTATGAGCGTCTGCCTAAGGAGAGGGCAGTTCAAGTTAAAGTCCCTAAATTCAAACTGGACTATGGTCAAGACTTACAGGAGGTTTTTACCAAACTTG GCCTGGGAGAACTGTTCTCCGGTCCCAACTTGTCTGATATGGCAGAGGGCACCCTGCTGGTGTCCAGCATCATACACAAGTCAAGCATGGAGATAAATGAGGAGGGTTCAGAGGCTGCTGCAGCCACCGCCGTGGTCATCTCCCGTGCGTCCAACCCCGTTTTCCACCTCACCCAACCCTTCTTCTTTGCCATCATGGACGATACGACTCAAGTACCGATCTTCATGGGCACCATCAACAACCCCAACCCCGGAGGTCCTGTCTtgcagagaggagaagctggaaacacAGATAAAGTGGGATTCCCAATCGATAAGAATCAGGAGGGCTCACTCGGAGGCCCACCTAAGTAG